The DNA region CAAGCAGATCACCTCCTGGCGCATCGCCCAGGCCGTCGACACCGCGCTCAACTCGCTGGGCGCGACCGGCTGGAGCGGCGTGGGCGAGCCGCTGCCCGGGGAGCTGCGCGCCGCACGCGGCCTGCTGCCGCTGCCCGAGGCGCTGGAGAAGATCCACCGGCCGCGCAGCAAGGACGACATCGCCGCCGCCAGGCACCGGCTGAAGTGGGACGAGGCGTTCGTGCTCCAGGTCGCGCTGGCCCGGCGGCGGGCCGACGAGGCCGCGCTGCCCGCCGTCCCCCGCCGCCCCGCGCCGGACGGGCTGCTCGCCGCGTTCGACGCCCGGCTGCCGTTCACCCTCACCGAGGGCCAGCGGACGGTCTCGGATGAGATCTTCGCCGACCTCGCCACCGACCACCCGATGCACCGGCTGCTCCAGGGCGAGGTCGGCTCGGGCAAGACGCTGGTGGCGCTGCGGGCGATGCTCGGCGTGGTGGACGCCGGCGGCCAGGCCGCGATGCTCGCGCCCACCGAGGTGCTCGCCCAGCAGCACCACCGGTCGATCACCGAGATGATGGGCGACCTCGCCGAGTCCGGCATGCTCGGCGGCTCGGACCTGGGCACCAAGGTCGTGCTGCTGACCGGCTCGATGGGCGCCGCGGCCCGCCGCACGGCGCTGCTGGACCTGGTGACCGGCGAGGCCGGGATCGTCATCGGCACGCACGCGCTGATCGAGGACAAGGTCGCCTTCCACGACCTCGGCCTGGTCGTGGTGGACGAGCAGCACCGGTTCGGCGTGGAGCAGCGGGACGCGCTGCGCGCCAAGGCCGAGCAGCCGCCGCACCTGCTGGTGATGACCGCGACGCCGATCCCGCGCACGGTCGCGATGACCGTCTTCGGCGATCTGGAGACGTCCGTGCTGGACCAGCTGCCGGCCGGCCGCTCGCCGATCGCGACGCACGTGGTGCCGGCCGCGGAGAAGCCGCACTTCCTGGCCCGCGCCTGGGAGCGGGTGCGCGAGGAGACCGAGAGCGGCCACCAGGCGTACGTGGTGTGCCCGCGGATCGGCGACGAGGACGAGGCCGAGGACGGCGGCGCGAAGGGCGGCCGGAAGGGCTCCACGGCCGCGAAGAAGGCCGCCGGCGGCGCGGACGACGGCGAGCGCCGGCCGCTGCTCGCGGTGCTCGACGTCGCCGACCAGCTCGCCGCCGGACCCCTGAAGGGCCTGCGCGTCGAGGCGCTGCACGGCAGGATGGCGCCGGACGCCAAGGACGACGTGATGCGCCGCTTCGCCGCCGGCGAGGTGGACGTCCTGGTCGCCACCACCGTGATCGAGGTCGGCGTGAACGTGCCGAACGCCACCGCCATGGTGATCATGGACGCTGACCGCTTCGGCGTCTCGCAGCTGCACCAGCTGCGCGGCCGGGTGGGCCGCGGCTCCGCGCCCGGCCTGTGCCTGCTGGTCTCCGAGGCGCCCGAGGCGAGCCCGGCCAGGACCCGGCTGGACGCGGTCGCCCGCACCCTGGACGGCTTCGAGCTGTCCGAGATCGACCTCGAACAGCGCCGCGAGGGCGACGTGCTCGGCCAGGCCCAGTCCGGCAGCCGCTCCTCGCTGCGGGTGCTCGCCGTGATGGACGACCGGGACGTCATCGAGGCGGCCCGCGAGGAGGCCGTCGCGCTGGTGCGCGCCGACCCGGAGCTGTCCGGCAGCCCCGATCTGCGCAGCGCCCTGCAGAGCCTGCTCGACGCCGACCGCGAGGAGTATCTGGACAAGGGCTGACCGCCGTCCGCTCGGACGCCGTCCGGATACCGCCCGGCCGCCGCCGCGCCGGTCGGACGGAGCCGGCCCCGCCCGGCCGGTATGGTCGGGGCGTGAGCAGCTCATGACCCGCGTGATCGCCGGCGCGGCCGGCGGACGACGCCTCGCGGTGCCGCCGGGCACCGGCACCCGGCCGACCTCCGACCGGGCCAGGGAAGCGCTCTTCTCCACCTGGGAGGCGCTGCACGGCCCGCTCGCCGGGACCAGGGTGCTCGACCTGTACGCCGGCTCCGGCGCGGTCGGCCTGGAGGCGCTGTCCCGCGGCGCCGCCCACGTCCTGCTGGTCGAGGCCGACGCCAGGGCCGCCCGCACCGTCCGCGAGAACGCCGCCGCGCTGGGCCTGCCCGGCACCGAAGTGCGCTCCGGCCGGGCCGAGAAGACGGTCGCGGGACCCGCTCCCGCGCAGCCGTACGGCGTGGTCTTCCTCGACCCGCCGTACGACGTGCCGGACGCCGACCTGCGGGAGATTCTGCTCACACTCGCCGCCAACGGCTGGCTGACCGCCCGCGCGCTGGTCACCGTGGAGCGCAGGACCCGTGGCGGAACGTTCCACTGGCCCGAGGGTTTCGAGGAGCTGCGCTCCCGGCGCTACGGCGAGGCGACCCTTTGGTACGGTCGCGCCGCCGACGTTACCGACGGGTCATGAGCCCGTCCGGAGAGGAGCCAGTTGTGCGCCGCGCAGTCTGTCCGGGGTCCTTCGACCCCATCACCAACGGACACCTCGACGTGATCGCCCGCGCCGCCCGGCTGTACGACACGGTCCACGTGGCCGTGATGATCAACCAGGCCAAGAAGGGCCTGTTCACCATCGAGGAACGCATCGGGCTGATCGAGTCCGTCACCTCCGACCTGGGCAACGTGAAGGTCGAGTCCTTCCACGGACTGCTGGTGGACTTCTGCAAGCAGCGCGAGATCCCCGCCATCGTCAAGGGCCTGCGGGCGGTCAGCGACTTCGACTACGAGCTGCAGATGGCCCAGATGAACATGGGCCTGACCGGCGTGGAGACGCTCTTCGTCCCCACCAACCCCGCCTACAGCTTCCTGTCCTCCAGCCTGGTCAAGGAAGTCGCCCAATGGGGCGGCGACGTCGCGCACTTGGTGCCCCCGCAGGTCCTCGACTCGCTCAACGCGAAGCTGCAGCAGCAGTAGGCTTCCGCCCGTGGACGTCCAGAAGAAGCTCGATGAGATCGCGGCCACCGTGGCGAACGCCCGGTCGATGCCGATGTCGGCCTCCTGCGTGGTGAACCGGGCCGAGCTGCTCGCCCTGCTCGACGAGGTGTCCGCCGCGCTGCCCGAGTCGCTGGCGCAGGCCCAGGAGCTGCTCGGGGACCGCGAGCAGATGGTCCAGCAGGCCCGCACCGAGGCCCAGCGGATCATCGAGTCCGCGCACGCCGAGCGCGGCTCGCTGGTCTCCGACACCCAGATCGCCCGGCAGTCCCAGGACGAGGCCGAGCGCATCCTCGCCGAGGCCCGCCGCGAGGCCGACGAGATCCGCGCCGAGGCCGACGACTACGTCGACAGCAAGCTGGCGAACTTCGAGGTGGTCCTCACCAAGACCATCGGCTCGGTGGACCGGGGCCGCGAGAAGCTGCTCGGCCTCGACCCGTACGCCGGGGACGACGGCCAGGGCTACGCCGAGGACGACCCGGACGCCCCCGAGCGCAGCAGCGACCCCGAGACGCTGCGCCGCCGCGCCGACGAGTACGTGGACGCCAAGATGCGCGCCTTCGAGGCGGTGCTCAGCAAGACCCTGGAGGCGGTCGGCCGGGGCCGGCTCAAGCTGACCGGGCACAACCCCATCGACGACCTGGCCGCGCAGATCGCCGCCGCCGACGCGGCCGAGGGCGGCGGGCTGCGGCAGTCCGACGCCGAGTACCTCGCCGGTCTCGCCGCGCCCGCCGACTCCGGGCAGGCCGACCTCGCGCAGTACGGCTACGAGCCGCAGCAGGCCGTCCCGCAGGCCGTGCCGCAGTCCCCGCAGCAGCAGCCCGCGGCCCAGCAGGAGCCGGCCTACGGCTACCCGCAACAGCCGGAGTACGCCCCGCAGGGCTACGCCGACCAGCAGGCCGGCTACGCGGACCCGTACGCGCAGGCGGTGCCGCAGCAGCTCGCGCCGGGCTACGACCCGCAGGGCGGCCAGGGCTACGACCCCGGCTACCCGCAGCAGGGCTACGACCCGCACACCGGGCAGTCGGTCGACCCGTACGGACAGCCCCTGCCGTACCAGCAGGGCCGTCCCGACCAGCACGGTCAGCAGGGGCAGGTGCCGCAGCCGGCCGCGCTTGACGAGACCAGCTTCTTCGACACTGGGATGATCGACCTCAACCGGCTGCGGGAGCTGGAACAGGGACTGTGAGGCCCGGCGGCCCGCGCGGAGCCGGGCCGATGCTCCCGTTTGGGCGGGGGCGGCGCGTCCAGTATCCTGTCCACTCCAGCCGTGTGAATCGCCGGCGCTTCGGCCTGCCCGCTGCCGGAGGAGTCCCGCAGGGACCTCCCGGGCCCGCGGACGGCCGTACCGATGAAAGCAGGAAGCCCTGAACGCCCGTCTCGACCACCGTGACCCGCTCGTGTTCGACACGCACGAGCTGGGCCGCCGTCCTGGCGCGATGAAGAAGGTCTCCCGCTCGGTGCCGGCCCCCCAGGACCTCGGCGTCGCCGGGGTCGTCGGGGTGCCCGAGGGCGCGGACGTCGCGCTGGACCTCCGCCTGGAGTCGGTGATGGAGGGCGTACTGGTCACCGGTACCGCCCGGGCGCCGGTCGAGGGGGAGTGCGTAAGGTGTCTGGAGCCCGTCGGGTGGCAGCTCGACGCGGACTTCCAGGAGATGTTCTCCTACCCCGACGCCGACACCCGGACCGCCCGCAGGGACGAAGCCGGTGACGACGCCGAGGACGAGGACGACACGCCGCAGCTCGAGGACGACCTGTTCGACCTCGAACCGGTGCTGCGCGACGCCGTGGTGCTCGCGCTGCCCATGCAGCCGGTGTGCCGGGACGACTGCCCGGGTCTGTGCTCCCAGTGCGGGGCGCGGCTCGCGGACGACCCGGACCACCACCACGAGGTCACCGACATCCGGTGGGCGGCCTTGCAGGACCTGAAGGACCAGGACAAGAACGGTGCCGGAGACGGCTCCGACGACGAGCAGGAGAAGTAGCCGTGGCTGTTCCCAAGCGGAAGATGTCGCGCAGCAACACGCGCCACCGCCGTTCGCAGTGGAAGGCTGCGCCCGTGAGCCTGGTGGCGTGCGAGCGCTGCCACGAGCCGAAGCTGCAGCACATCGCGTGCCCG from Actinacidiphila sp. DG2A-62 includes:
- a CDS encoding YceD family protein, with translation MFDTHELGRRPGAMKKVSRSVPAPQDLGVAGVVGVPEGADVALDLRLESVMEGVLVTGTARAPVEGECVRCLEPVGWQLDADFQEMFSYPDADTRTARRDEAGDDAEDEDDTPQLEDDLFDLEPVLRDAVVLALPMQPVCRDDCPGLCSQCGARLADDPDHHHEVTDIRWAALQDLKDQDKNGAGDGSDDEQEK
- a CDS encoding cell division initiation protein, which translates into the protein MDVQKKLDEIAATVANARSMPMSASCVVNRAELLALLDEVSAALPESLAQAQELLGDREQMVQQARTEAQRIIESAHAERGSLVSDTQIARQSQDEAERILAEARREADEIRAEADDYVDSKLANFEVVLTKTIGSVDRGREKLLGLDPYAGDDGQGYAEDDPDAPERSSDPETLRRRADEYVDAKMRAFEAVLSKTLEAVGRGRLKLTGHNPIDDLAAQIAAADAAEGGGLRQSDAEYLAGLAAPADSGQADLAQYGYEPQQAVPQAVPQSPQQQPAAQQEPAYGYPQQPEYAPQGYADQQAGYADPYAQAVPQQLAPGYDPQGGQGYDPGYPQQGYDPHTGQSVDPYGQPLPYQQGRPDQHGQQGQVPQPAALDETSFFDTGMIDLNRLRELEQGL
- the coaD gene encoding pantetheine-phosphate adenylyltransferase, with translation MRRAVCPGSFDPITNGHLDVIARAARLYDTVHVAVMINQAKKGLFTIEERIGLIESVTSDLGNVKVESFHGLLVDFCKQREIPAIVKGLRAVSDFDYELQMAQMNMGLTGVETLFVPTNPAYSFLSSSLVKEVAQWGGDVAHLVPPQVLDSLNAKLQQQ
- the rpmF gene encoding 50S ribosomal protein L32 → MAVPKRKMSRSNTRHRRSQWKAAPVSLVACERCHEPKLQHIACPNCGTYNRRQVLEV
- the rsmD gene encoding 16S rRNA (guanine(966)-N(2))-methyltransferase RsmD; this encodes MTRVIAGAAGGRRLAVPPGTGTRPTSDRAREALFSTWEALHGPLAGTRVLDLYAGSGAVGLEALSRGAAHVLLVEADARAARTVRENAAALGLPGTEVRSGRAEKTVAGPAPAQPYGVVFLDPPYDVPDADLREILLTLAANGWLTARALVTVERRTRGGTFHWPEGFEELRSRRYGEATLWYGRAADVTDGS
- the recG gene encoding ATP-dependent DNA helicase RecG, which gives rise to MNPLDEPLRKLVGDRTAKVLGEHLGLHTTGDLLHHYPRRYAERGELTRLADLPVDEYVTVVARIAKADKRTYGGGKGVRLEVVVTDGSGSLTLVFFSKAAHAHAHRLIPGRRGMFSGKVSVFNRVRQLAHPDYQLLDAEDGDDAQAVDAFAGRLIPLYPAVKQITSWRIAQAVDTALNSLGATGWSGVGEPLPGELRAARGLLPLPEALEKIHRPRSKDDIAAARHRLKWDEAFVLQVALARRRADEAALPAVPRRPAPDGLLAAFDARLPFTLTEGQRTVSDEIFADLATDHPMHRLLQGEVGSGKTLVALRAMLGVVDAGGQAAMLAPTEVLAQQHHRSITEMMGDLAESGMLGGSDLGTKVVLLTGSMGAAARRTALLDLVTGEAGIVIGTHALIEDKVAFHDLGLVVVDEQHRFGVEQRDALRAKAEQPPHLLVMTATPIPRTVAMTVFGDLETSVLDQLPAGRSPIATHVVPAAEKPHFLARAWERVREETESGHQAYVVCPRIGDEDEAEDGGAKGGRKGSTAAKKAAGGADDGERRPLLAVLDVADQLAAGPLKGLRVEALHGRMAPDAKDDVMRRFAAGEVDVLVATTVIEVGVNVPNATAMVIMDADRFGVSQLHQLRGRVGRGSAPGLCLLVSEAPEASPARTRLDAVARTLDGFELSEIDLEQRREGDVLGQAQSGSRSSLRVLAVMDDRDVIEAAREEAVALVRADPELSGSPDLRSALQSLLDADREEYLDKG